TATCACTGACATATTTAGAGCAGCATAAAGCAGGCGTGACATTTGACTACCGATACGTTTCCTTGTCGCTTTCCTCGGAATAACTAGACAAGTCAGGCGCTGTCCGTGGAGTAAGGTATTGTTTGCTTTTGTTCGAGATAATTCTATATTGTTCCATGTAGGTTAACCTGTGTTGAATAACAGTCTCCCCTCTGATTAGGGTCTTTGCAATGTGCTAACATGGTGTGGCATAACCAGCCGCCATAAGCCGCAGTATAACTTATCTTAACCAGGACATTTtggtaaatgtattttttttaaagggaaaaaaagaagaacaagtgaGAGTGAAGTTTGAGCTCGTTATATTAGATACAGATGTTTCTGGTTGTCATCATAACGACGTCATCGTCAGTAGTTTCCCAacaatcaaaacattttcatTATGTGGTGTTATTCGcctttaacatttaaaatatgtatttttattcatgtgATCGGTCCAAAGTTTACCTTAATTCGTAATCAGTAACTTTATCGCCTTTTTAAATGATAAGCACGGTTTTGACTGCCCATGAGCAATGCTGAATAACAGTGACTGGGCAAACAGGAGTTGCGTAAAGCAACCCAAGAAATGTACCTCCTCACAATCTGAAGTGAAATCTGGACAGTTGGCTCACCATGTTGCACTTCCCAGTTGACCTTTGATGATATCTACCTGACAGACCTCTTACCTACTCCAAGTGTCTGAGTGTATttcttatccccccccccccagggagaATGTCCATGTCTGGCTGGGTGTGTGTCGTAACGGGGGCCTCCAGAGGCATCGGCCGGGGCATCGCTCTCCAGCTGTCTGAGGCCGGAGCCACCGTGTACATCACCGGGCGCCAGGAGACCAGCCTGAAACAAACCGCTGCACAGGTGACGTTTGAGACTTCTAATCAGACCGGCGGATGACGGCGTTTTCTTACCGACGGCGGCGCAATACACTTGTGATCAGCAGGCTCAGCTGAGGTCTCGATCTCGTACTCGagtcagttttttttcttctcgtaCACAGGTGACGGAGAGGGGTGGGAGCTGCGTGCCGGTGATCTGCGATTCCACGAAAGACCGAGACATCGAAAACCTGTTTGAACGGATCAAGCGTGAGCAGAACGGCCGGCTGGACCTCCTGGTGAACAATGCCTACGCTGGAGTCCAGGTAGAGGACGTCGACGCGACCTGAATTACTTTAATCCAAACTTTCTGCCTGAACTCTTAAAAACATGCCGGGTCATTCCAGGCCATCTTCGACAATATGGGGAACAAGTTCTGGGAAACCGATCCCTCCATTTGGGATTCCATCAACAACACGGGCCTCAGGTATGCTGCTTTTCATTTAGTCAGGCCTGACGAGTCCACCGAGTCATCTCCTTGTGAGCGGTGACGCTTTTTCCAGACGTCACCGGTtactcaattcagttttttttctcttcaggaTGACTTTTCTGTCTCAACTTAGTTTTAACTAGTGAGAAAAGCAAGAAACCGCGAGAGCGACGTGAAACGTAGTGCGACGTGTCAACTGTAAAATAAAGCAGTATTCATTGGCACTGTGACACAATCATGATTTGACTCTGTTTTCATTTGTCGGGCAGGGGACACTATTTCTTCTCTGTTTACGCATCCCGGATGATGGTGGCTCAAGGTCATGGTCTGATTGTCACCATTTCTTCCATGGGGGGTCTGCGGTACCTCTTCAATGTGCCGTATGGCGTCGGCAAAGCTGCAGTAGGTTCTCATTTAGTCCCAGATTTATGTTATCAAGAGCCAAAT
This portion of the Pseudoliparis swirei isolate HS2019 ecotype Mariana Trench chromosome 8, NWPU_hadal_v1, whole genome shotgun sequence genome encodes:
- the dhrs1 gene encoding dehydrogenase/reductase SDR family member 1 — translated: MSMSGWVCVVTGASRGIGRGIALQLSEAGATVYITGRQETSLKQTAAQVTERGGSCVPVICDSTKDRDIENLFERIKREQNGRLDLLVNNAYAGVQAIFDNMGNKFWETDPSIWDSINNTGLRGHYFFSVYASRMMVAQGHGLIVTISSMGGLRYLFNVPYGVGKAACDRLAADMAIELKKSGVASISLWPGAVQTELVSQLVLEKDSPHGANSKLKEVFANGESTEVSGMCIVKLAKDKQLMSLTGKVLLTCDLARRYDIKDTDGRSVTDYTSLKFLLSQVPYLSWLSSVVPSFLHLPRFVLTLAGNRF